CCATTATTGGCATTCACAACACCGTGCTGGGCCCGGCCCTGGGCGGCACCCGCATGTGGCACTACGCCTCCGATGCCGAAGCTCTGAACGACGTGCTGCGCCTTTCGCGCGGCATGACCTACAAAGCAGCCATTTCCGGCCTGAACCTGGGTGGCGGCAAAGCCGTGATTATCGGCGACGCCAAAACGCTGAAAAACGAAGCCCTGCTGCGCAAATTCGGCCGCTTCGTGCAAAACCTCAACGGCAAGTACATCACCGCCGAAGATGTAAACATGACCACCAAGGACATGGAGTACATCCGGATGGAAACCAAACACGTGGCCGGCCTGCCCGAAAGCATGGGCGGTAGTGGCGACCCGTCGCCGGTAACGGCGTATGGCACCTACATGGGCATGAAGGCCGCTGCGAAAAAGGCTTTCGGCTCTGACTCTTTGGCCGGCAAGCGCATTGCGGTGCAGGGCGTGGGCCACGTGGGTACCTACCTGCTGGAGCATCTCTCCAAGGAAGGCGCCAAGCTCATCCTGACCGACTATTACGAAGACCGCGCTATTGAAGCCGCTGCCAAATTCAAGGCGGTAGCCGTGGGCCTGGAGGAAATCTACGATCAGAACGTGGACATCTACTCGCCGTGCGCGCTGGGGGCTACCATCAACGATGATACCCTGGACCGTCTGAAGTGCAAAGTCATTGCCGGCTGCGCCAACAACCAGCTGCAGGACGAGAATGTGCACGGCCCGGCGCTGGTAGAGCGCGGCATCATCTACGCCCCCGACTTCCTGATCAACGCCGGTGGCCTGATCAATGTGTACTCCGAGGTGATTGGCGGCAGCCGTCAGTCGGCCCTCACGCAGACCGAGAAAATTTACGATTACACCACGCAGGTGCTTGAAAAAGCCGAGCAGGAACATTCGCACCCCCAAGCTGCCGCTATCCGGCAGGCGGAGGAGCGCATTGCTGCCATCGGTAAGGTTAAATCCACTTACTAATTGAGTTGCCGGTTGCCGGTTGTCAGTTGCCAGGTTGTTGAACGACTATCTGAAAACTGGCAACCGGCAACTGACAACTGACAACTCACATCATGCTCAACCGTCGCACGCTCCGCATTAAAGTCATGCAGGCCCTGTATGCCTATCAGCAGGCCATTGGGTCCGATGCCTCCCTGGCCCTTGACCGCATTGCGGATGCCTTTGCGCCTGACCTGAACTCGCCGGAGCCCCAGGACCGCAAGGTGCTGAAAGGCCAGCAGAAGATGGCGGAGGTTATCTTCAAGGAATGGCTGAAAACCGGCGAAGAGCCGGAGCCCCTGGACGACAAAGAGGTAAACGACGCCGTGCAGGATGCCATTAAGTACTATAAGAAGGCCAAGGCCAAGGATGGTACTTTCTTTGGCGGCCAGATGGTGCACGCGGCTGAGAGCATTCATGACCAGTACATTCACCTGCTGAACCTGCCTACGGCGCTGCTGCAGGTGTTTGAGGAGGAGAAAAACCGCGAGTCGCGGCGCTACACCGCGCCCAAGGAGCAGCGCCTGGACACCACGCGCCTGGAGGAAAACCAGGTGCTGCAGAAGCTGGCCGAGAATAAGCAGTTGCAGGACCTTACCATTCGGCGCACCCTGCACTGGGGTGGCGAGGATGAGATGGAAGCCCTGCGTATGGCCTGGCGCAACGAAATCCGCAACGATGCCGAACTGCAGAGCTACCTGGCCGCCCCGGCCGGCTCCTACGCCGAGGATCAGGAAATTGTGAAGCACCTCTACAAGGAATACGTGTTTAAAGGCGAGGCCCTGCCGGCCTGGCTGGAAGAAGACGACCTGAACTGGGAGGAAAACCGCTCCGTGGTGAAAAACCTGGTGATGAAGACGCTGAAAATGCTCGACGAGCAGGCGGACGAAAACCTGGAGCTTATGTCGCTGTCGGCTAACTGGCAGGAGGATAAGGAGTTTGCTGAGGCGCTCTACAAGCAGACCATGGAGGCCGATGAGCAGTACGAAAAGCTCATTGCCGACTCCGTGCAGAACTGGGACGTGGAGCGCGTAGCCCTCACCGACAAGATTATTCTGAAAATGGCCTTGTGTGAGATGCACTCTTTCCGGGCTATTCCGGTGAAAGTGACCATTAACGAGTACATTGAAATCAGCAAAAACTACAGTACGCCCAAGAGCAAGCAGTTTGTGAACGGTATTCTGGATAAATTGGCGCAGGACCTGACGGCCAGCGGCGCTATCCGCAAGTCGGGGCGCGGGTTGCTGGATAACCAGTAGCCGGCGGCAACCTCCGGCGGGCCGCAACCGTTGAGTCTAACACCTATTCATCTGTTTCTCCCTCTTCCCACCACGCCACGTTTTCCGCATTATGGGTAGCAAAACCACTACCGGCATCTTGTGCTTTGCAGGCGGCGCCCTCACCGGGGCCGTGCTCGGCATTTTATACGCCCCCGAAAAAGGCCGCGAAACCCGCAGCTGGCTCAGCTATAAGCTCGAAAAATACCGCGAGACTCTGGCTGATCTCACCGAAAGCCTCGTCACCAGCCGCAGCGAGAATGCGCCCTCCACGGCCAAATCAGAAGGGCAGCGCGTGATTCGCGACGCCAAGGATAAAGCCGAGCAGCTGCTGGGTGATGTTGACCAGCTCATCAACCAGATTAACTCGCGCCGCTCCACGCTGTAATTTTAACGGAATGTGAAAAATGTGAAGAACGTGCTGCTATGTAGGTGTAAAGCCGACAGTAGCCACGATTCACATTTTTCACATTTTATCTTTTCGCATATTCATTCGTCATGCATACCATCACCCTCATTCCCGGCGACGGCATCGGCCCGGAAATCACCAAAGCGGTTATTGACATTTTTGCCGCCGCGCAGGTGCCCGTGCAATGGGAAGAGCAGAACGCCGGTCAGACCACGTTCGACCAGTCGGGCGAGCTGATTCCGCAGGCGCTGCTGGACTCTTTGGAGCGCAACCGCGTAGCGCTGAAAGGCCCCATCACCACGCCCGTAGGCAAAGGCTTCCGCAGCATCAACATCACGCTGCGCCAGAAGTACGACCTGTACCAGAACGTGCGCCCGGCCCAGACCACGGAAGGCATCACCTCCCGCTACTCCGGCGTAGACCTGGTGCTGTTCCGCGAGAATACCGAGGGCCTGTATTCTGGTCTGGAAGTGTACGACGAGCGACTGGGTATTTCCGACTCGTTTAACCGCATTACGGTAAACGGCTCGCGCAAAATCTGCCGCGCCGCTTTTGCCTATGCCGCCAAGCATGGCCGCAAAAAGGTAACGCTGGCCCACAAAGCCAACATCCTGAAAATGGCCGGCACGCTTATGCTGAATGCCTGCAAGGAAGCCGCCACTGAGTTTCCGCAGATTGTTTTCGAAGACAAGATCATCGACAACATGTGCATGCAGCTGGTGAACAAGCCCGAGCAGTTTGACGTGGTGGTGACCACCAACCTGTTCGGCGACATCCTTTCTGACCTCTGCGCCGGCCTGGTAGGCGGCCTGGGCGTGGTAGCCGGCGCCAACATCGGCGACGACATGGCCATTTTTGAAGCCGTACACGGCTCGGCGCCGGATATTGCCGGCCAGGGCAAAGCCAACCCCACCGCCCTGCTACGCTCCGCGCTGATGATGCTCCACCACCTGGGCGAGCACCAGCACGCCGACCGGATTCAGAAGGCCCTGGAAGCTACCCTGAAAACCAAGGAAAAGTGCACCGGCGACCTGGGCGGCCAGGCATCTACCACCGAGTTTGCGCAGGCCATTATCGAGAACCTGGCGTAGCCGGTTACGGCTTGATTCTCAAAGCCCTTTCGCGGTTTCTGTCATTGCTGATGGGAATTGGCGGGAGGGCTTTCGGGTTTATACCCGGCATAGCTTACTTTAGTACTTTCAAACGTTGTTTTAACTGAAAACTGCCTGCGGGCAGCCAATGTTCTCTTTCTATGAAACGCACATTCCTTTCCGCCTTCCTGCTTTCCGGCGTATTACTGATGGGCTCCTGCAACCAGGATAAACCCGCCGAAGTAGGTGTTGAGGGCATGAATGCCGCCGCTAACGAAGCCGCCGCCAACCCCACCGTAGATAACCCCAACGTAGCCAGCGACACGGAAGCGCCTAACCCCAACGCGCCGGTGATGACCTTCGCTGAAAACGAGTTTGACTTTGGTGACATCAAGCCCGGTGCCATTGTAAAGCACACTTTCACCTTCACCAACACGGGCAAAAGCCCGCTGTTGATTGAAAATGCCATTGCTTCCTGCGGGTGCACCACGCCCAACTGGACCAAAGACCCCATTGCCCCCGGCGCAAAAGGCACTATTGATGTGCAGTTCAACAGCCAGGGCAAGTCGGGTATCCAGAACAAGGAAATATCCATTCAGGGCAATACCCAGCCCAGCATCACCAAAATTTCCATCCGCACCAATATTCTCCCGGATGGTGCCAACGGCCCGGTTCGGAAATAATCTGTAACTCGAAACCAGAAGGCGAGAGGGTGCGGTATGCTACCATAGTAGCCGGCGGCGCCCTCTTTCTTTGATTTTCTCATTCTGTTCGCCCATCCATGTTTCTTACTTTATTGCTGCAGGCTCCGGCCGGCGAAGGTTTTACGTCGCTGTTATTTCCCATTGCCATTGGTCTGGTAGTGTACTTCTTTATGATTCGGCCGCAGCAGCGCCGTGCCAAGGATGCCAAGCAATTCCGGGAAGCCGTAGCTAAAGGCATGCAGGTAGTAACCATTGGCGGCCTGCACGGCAAAATAGTAGAGGTAACACCCGAAACCGTGGTGCTGGAAGTAGACCGCGGCACTAAGCTGCGCTTCGACCGCACGGCCATTGCCCGCCAGGCCGGCGGCGCGGCCCAGCCGGAGGCAGTGGTAGTTCCCGAATCCTGATTAACCTGTTTGTAGGGTGTCGCTCCTGAATGTTCGCCATATAGCCCGCTGGTTCTTGAGCCCCTTTCTGGGGCAGGAGCGGAGCTATTGGCGGGCCGTAACGGCGTGCTTTCTGGCCGCCTCTACATTCTGGATGCTGAATGCCCTGAACAAGGTGTATACCACGCGCATTGCCTACCCGGTGGTGTGGCGCTACGATGCCCGTAAGTATGTTCCGGTGCAGCCGCTGCCTACGGAGGTGGCCGTCAACGTAACGGCCCGGGGCTGGAAGCTACTGCGTAAAAACCTGATGCTGGACGTGCGCCCGGCCGAAATTGTGCTGGGCCGCCTGCCGGGCACCAAGTTTCTGCCGGGCACCGCCCTGCGCCCCACACTGATGGGCGCCATGGAGGGTATGCAGCTCAACTACGTACTCACGGATACCATCTTTGTGGAGTTCGACCGGCTGGTGAGCCGCCGCCTGCCCCTGATGCTGAGCCCGGCCGCCGATGGTACAGCACTGCCCTTTCTGGCGCAGTTCTCGCCGGAGAGTATCTCCTTCCGGGGGCCGTCGCAGGTGGTGTCACGCCTGAGCAGCCCCTACCTGGTGCATTTGCCGCAGGCGCCCGCCGGCAGCAGCAGCGGCTCTATTCGGGTGCCTATTGGCGGGCCCAAACTGGTGACTACGGATGTGCAGGATGTGTATATCCGGCTGCAGCCCCGGCCTCTGGTCAGCCGGGTAGTATCCGTAATGCCGGAGCTGCACAATTTCCCCATTGGGCAGGCCTACACCATCCGTCCGGTGCGGATGCTGGTGGAGGTGCAAAGCTTTGGAGCAGATACCGCCGGCCTCGACCTCTCGCAGGTGCGGGTACTGCTGGATTATGGGCAGCTGCACGCCGCCGATTCTACCCTGCAGCCCCTGCTCACGCCCACCAAGCCGCCCATTCGGGGGGCACGTCTCCTGACGCCGGTGGTGCATGTGTCACTCACCTCGCCTAAGAAATAAGCATGCGGCGCATTGGGATAACCGGCGGCATTGGCTCCGGCAAAAGCGTGGTTTGCCGTCTGTTTCAGGTGCTGGGCGTGCCCGTGTATGATTCTGATGCCCGCGCCAAGTGGGTAATGGCCCACGACCCGGCGCTGCGCGCAGAATTGATAGGGGCTTTCGGGGCGGCAACCTTCACCACCGAGGGCCAGCTGGACCGTACCTACCTCGCCCGGCGCGCGTTCCAGGACCCCGCGCAGCTGGCCGCTCTCAATGCGCTGGTGCACCCCCACATAGGGCGTGACTTTGAACAATGGGCCGCCCGGCAGCAGGAGCAGCAGCATGCGTATGTGCTGAAGGAAGCCGCCTTGTTGTATGAATCCGGTGCCTACCGCCAGCTGGACCAGATTATCACTGTCTTTGCGCCTTCCGAGGTACGCCATGCCCGCGTCCTGCGCCGTGACCCGCACCGCACCGCCGACGACGTGCTCAGCATCATGGGCAAGCAGCTCAGTGAAGAAGAAAAGCTGCAGCGCGCCGATTTCGTTGTTTACAACGACGATGCCCACCTAGTGATACCGCAGGTGCTGGCCCTGCACGAGCAATTTCTGCGCGCTACCGGCTAAGCAGCCTGGGTGTTCAATACTACCTGGGTGTTCAATACTAAATGCTACCGGATAATGGGGCAGCGCTCAAAGGGGCGCGTGGGGTCAAACAGCTTGCGGTAGGTAATGTGGGTTTTGAAGATGCGCGCCCCAATGGACCGGGTAACGGCCAGCATACGGGGGTTGAAGTCGCCAATCCAGTTCATTTCAATATCCGTGTAGCCGGCCTGCATAAACTGCTGCTGCGCGTGCACCATCAGCGCCGACTCTACCCCTTTGCCCTGCCAGGCTGGCACCACGCCAAAAATCACCCCAAACATTTTCTTGGGCTGCCGGCGCTGGTAGCGCCACCGCTCATAGACAAAGCGCAGCTTACCCAGGAGGTTGAGCCGGGGACCTACGTGCTTGAAAATCTGGTTTAGCTCCGGCAGGCTCACAAAAAAGGCCACTGGCTCCTCGTTCTGATAAGCAAACCACAGCAGGCGCTCATCCAGCACGGGCTGCAGCTGCTTGATGAGGTTACGGGCTTTCTCCAGGGGCATGGCATTGATGCCGGAATGGTTAGCCCAGGCCAGGTTATACACGTGGTGAAAGTCACGGGCCAGGCGCTCTGCGTCCCGGCCATTGGCGTGCGCAAAGCGGAACTCGGGGTGCTCCGTGGCATAGCGCTCGGCAGCTTTAGGGAAGCTGGGGTGCAGCGGCGCGGCTACCTCCCGGTAACAGGTATACTGCTTGAAATACACCTGAAATCCGTAATTCTCAAATAGCTGCTGATAGTAGGGCGGGTGGTAAAACATGCCGTAGTTCGGCTCCGTGAAACCATCCGTAAGCAGCCCCCAGAACCGGTCCCGCTCCCCAAAATTGATGGGGCCATCCATGGCCTGCATGCCTCGCTCCGCCAGCCAGCGCTGGCAGGTTTCAAAAAGCAGGTTAGCGGCTGTCTGATCCTCCATGCACTCAAAAAAGCCCATGCCCCCGGTGGGCAGCGTGGGGTCGGTGTGGGCATTGTGGTGGTTGATGAAGGCTGCCACCCGCCCGATGGGCTCGTTCTGCGCATTGGTCAGCACCCAGCGGATAGCCTCGCCGTGGGCAAAATTAGGGTTGCGGGCCGGGTCAAACGTGGCTTCAATGTCGTTATCCAACGGGCGAATCCACTGGGGGTGCTGCTGGTAGAGGCGTTCCGGCATATCCCGAAACAGGCGCTGCTCATCGGCAGTACGAACTTCAATCAACGACATCATTGAATGGGGCAAAGGGTACAGCGGTGCAAGTTACGGCACGGGCGGAAAATGGGCCGGCAAGTCGGAGGCTCCCACTGCTAGCGCTGAAAAATGGACAAAATCTTAACGCCCTCGGCCCGGATGTGGTATACTTCCCGGCCTACACTGTCGAGGTAAGACTGCGGATGCCAGCGGTAGCTGGTGATGAAATATCGGGCCCGGGCATTGGGCTGGTATTGAATCCGGGCACGCTCCGCCTGCGGCAGCAGCAGCGAGTTATTATACAGCGGCTCCTGCATGCTCACCATCTGAATAGTGATTTGCGGGGAGGCATCATGCGTGAGCAGCCACTCCAGGCCTTGCCGGAAAGCCAGGCCCCAATAGTCGCGCTCAAACCACTGCTCAGCCAGCGGGGCGGGCAAAAAGCTGAAGTATACGTTTTGAAACGGATGCATACGCACCATGCGAACAGCGGTAAGCGGCAGTTCCAAAAGGGCGGCCGCCAGCAAAGCGCCCGCCACCCAGCGCATGGGCCGGCGGGCACTCACCACCCGCACCAGAAAGCGTAGGCCCTGCACGGTAAATAAAAGCAGGGCCGGGTAAATGAAGTACACGTGCCGCCAGCCATCATAAACCACTGCCCGCGTGCCCATGACTACCAGCACCGGGCCCAGCAGCCACAGGGAAAACCAGGCATCGGCCTGCGCCGCAATGCTCCGAAGACAGGCTCCCTGGGAGCGAAATAATCGGGTAAGCTGCCGGCTCAGCCCCAGCAGGGCCAGCAGGGAATAGGCTACCGGGGTGGTAATGAGAATCCAGACCGGCAGGTAATGCCAGGGCAGTTGGTTTGAGGGTATCAGCTTGCCAAAATAAAGGCAGGTTTCTGCCCAGGAGTAGCTTTTCAGGCGGTAAAATGCTGCCCAAAGCTCAGTGAGCGGGGTGGCCCACAGATAAGGCCAGCCCAGGAAAGCCACCGCCAGCGTGGCCGCCAGATAGACCATAATGAGAAATGCCCGGCGAGACGAAGAATATACACCGGCGGGCAGGCGCAGCAGAACTACTAGTGTAGGCAGGACTACCAACAGGCCCTGCACCCGAATATCAGTAGCCAAAGCCGTTAGAATGCCCAGTACCAGCACGCGGCCTGGGCTGGGCCGCTCCCGCATCCAGAGCAGTCCGGCCACCGCCAGCGTGAACAGGGCCATAAAGACGACATCCTTGCCGTTATAAAAGGCCTCAGCAAAAAACCGGGGCGAGAGTACCAGCAGCAAGCTGGTCACCAGGCCCCAGCGCCAGTCCCGGAAGCGCCAGCGCCCGATACAATACAGGCCCCAGACCCCCAGCACAAACATGCAGAACACCAGCAAATGACGCAGAAAGTACAGGGGCCGGGCGTCTCCATCCGTAAGCGCATAGCCCAGTACCGAAACCACCATTTCAAACACCGGCCCATGGTCGCTGTCATGATACTGCCGGATATCCGGAATGGGGGAGTGGCCCGCCGTTACGCGTTGGGCCAGTTCCGGCGTCAGCTGTCGGGCCGCATAATTCAGGCTCACCAGCCCGTTCAGGTGGTTGTTCACCTCATCCCAGGACACGCCATAGTCGCGGTGGACCAGCCCGCCCAGCAACAGCAGCACGGCAAAGAATACGCGGGGCAAACGCCGCGCCCAGGGGCCTTCCATAGCAGGTTAGTAGCGCTGAAAGATGGAAAGAACCCGCATACCGCCGGCCCAGATGGTATAAATTTCCTTGCCCGTGTCTGCCGGATAAGGCTGGGGATGCTCGCGGTAGTTCGTCAGGAAATAGCGGGAATTTGGGTCTCCTATACTCAGGCGCTGGCGCTCGGCGGGGCGCAACACCAGATGAACAAACCCAATGGGATTGGCGGTGTTGGCAAGCACCGTAACGCGCGGGGATGTATCGTGCGCCAGCAGCCATTCAACGCCCTGGCGGTTAGACAGAGCCCAGTAGTCTCGCTCAAACAAGCGTTCCGCCATTGGCCCGGGCAAAAAGCTGAAGTAGACGTTCTGGTAAGGATGGTCCTGCACCATGCGCACCACGGTATACCCCATTTCTGCGGCGCCCAGCCCCGCAAGTCCAAACGCCAGCGGGCGCCACGCCCGATGCCGCTGTGCTGCCTGTGCGCCCGCCTGCATGCCCCCAACGGCCAGTAGCAGCAGCGCCGGATACAGAAAATAAAGGTGCCGCCACCCATCATACAAAACGGAGTGCAGCACCACCACAATCACCATTGGGCCTACGGACCAGGCCAGAAACAGGGCATCGTAGCGGTAAGCGGGGGAGGTAAGCAGGCGGCGCAGGCTAAAGCCGGCCACCAAGGCGCCCACGCTGCCAATAAAAGCCACGGTATAGGCTACGGGGGTGGTTACTGCTATCCAGACGGGGGCATAGTGCCAAGGGAGCTGCGTGGAGAGCAGCATATCGCCCAGGTAGAATGCCGGGCCCACCCAACGGAAGTGGCTCATTGACTGAAAAGCCAGTACCAGATGGTGCGGCGGGCTGGCCCAGAGGTAGGGCCAGCCAATAATGGTGAACACGGCGCCCGCCAGCAGGTATATGCCCCCCACCCGAGCCAGCACGCCCTTGCCGGGAGTGGGCCGGGCAAAGGCTTCCAGCACCAGCATGCCCAATGTGCAGGCCACCACTAACACCCCCATTACCCGTACATCAATGGCGGCGGCGGTAGCCAGGCCATGCACCACGGCCCGGCTCATGGTGGGGCGCTCCAGCAGGCGCAGCAGCGTGTACATAGCCAGCGTAAACAGAGCCGTAAATACCAGGTCTTTGGAGTTATAGAAGCTTTCGGCAAAAAAGCGGGGGGAAAGCAGCAGGCAGAGGCTGCCCAGTAGCGCCCAGCGCCAGTCCTTAAACCGAATCAGCCCTATCCGGTATAGCGCCCAGATGCCCAGCGTACAGGTAAGGTAGTTGAGCAGGTGCGACATGAAGTAGAATTCCCGCGTATCGCCGGGCGTAAAGATGCGGCCCAGTACTGCGGCGGGCAGCAAAAAGAGTACCCCATGGTCGTGCTCGGGAAAGCCGCCGAAATCCGGAATGGCTGCGTACGATGCTTCCCGGCGGGCCAGCTCAGGGAAGAAAAGCTCGCCAATATATTTTGCGTTTACCTTCCCGTTCAGGTGGTCCGTCGGTTCATCCCAGCTCAGGCCGTAGTCGCGGTACAGCAGCACGCCCAGCAGCAGCACCAGCGCGAAAAACAGGCGGGGCACCAGGCGCCCCCAGGAAACAGGGCCTTGAAATCGAGTAGCTAATCCGGGCATGCTAATGAAATACTACGCTGATAGTTTCCGGCGAAGATACAGTCTGGAACTACACGCTGTCCGGTGGACTACCGCGGCCAGCTGATTTCGGCTAATATCCCCTCCGCCTGAACCATGAGGCCTGCATTGGCTGGGGCGGAGCCGCACCGCGCCTCCCGATCAAGCCTTAAAAACAGGCGCATTTCAGCGCTTCCCGGCCAAAACCGGAACTCCGAATTACATCACCAAGACGATAGGGAAAGTTAGGTAGGCATCACGGCGGGCCCCGCCGCCAGAATTGCGTTAAAACGCGCCGTAAACCAAAAGCAAAAAAGCCACTCGGCATTGCTGCGAAGTGGCTTTTTGTACTTGTGGGAGATACTGGGTTCGAACCAGTGACCCTCTGCTTGTAAGGCATCGGGTAATGCGCTATTGGGCTTTTCTGTGCTTTATCAAAAGTGCCTTTAAAGTGCTTTAAAGAGGTTTTTATCTATTGTTGCTTACTGGTGCTATCGGTTGTTTTACTATATTTGTTTAAACCAGCGTTTAAACCACCGCCGGTTTAAACACATGGCAAAGACAACCGAACACAAGGAAGGGCGGGCTACGGTGAAGGTAGTTTACTACACTCATAAAACCCTGGCGGATGGCTCGCACCCTTTCATGGTGCGCATTACCAAAGACCGTAAGCTGAAGTATCTGGCTACTGGTTTAAGCTTGCATCCGAAGTATTGGAACGAGGCGAAGCGAGAGGTGCGGAAAAGCTTTCCGGAGCCTGGCCGGGAAGAGCTGCTGACCAAGTTGCAGGAGTGGCAAACCAAATACGAGAATGCGGCAAAGAGTCTGGCGGCCGATGATGAGCAGCACGATGCGCCCGCTGTGGCGGCAAAAGCCATAGAAGGGCGCAAGGCTACGCGCCGCATTAAGCTGCTGGCTTACTGTACGGAGCTAAGCGATGCAATGAAGGCCGGCGGGCAGGTAGGTAATGCGACTATCTATCGGGATTTAAGAAACCAGCTCGCTAAGTTCTTGGGAGAAGCCTACCCTGAAGCTGGAGGAGACATTGCCTTCGATAAAGTGTCAGTTTCCTTCTGCAACAAATGGGAGGCATCATTGCGGGCTACGGGAGTCGAAGAAATTACCCTTTCGCAACGGTTTCGGACGTTACGGGCCGTTTTAAACAAAGCTATTGCGGCTGGGGTAGCGAAAGGGGAATATTACCCTTTCGCTCGCACAGTAGCGGAGAAGCACAAGTTCCAGGTAGGTAAATTCGATGTGAGTACTGCGAAGCGGGCAGTTTCCCGCGATGAGCTGCGCTGTTTGGAAGCCCTCGTGCCGGCCAATGAGCGGCAACAGTTGGCGAAAGATGTCTTTCTGTTTTCCTTCTATGGCGGCGGTATCAACTTTGTCGACTTAGCCCAGCTACGGTGGCGGGACTTAACGGGAGCCTCCGCAGATACCGGTTACCCGGAACGGTTGAACTACATCCGGCAAAAGACAGGGGGGAAGTTCTCCTTGCGTCTGCTAGCCCCTGCCGCTGCTATTGTCGGGGCCTACCGACCGTTCACGTATGCTACGCCAACTAGCTACGTGTTTCCAGTACTGGATCCTGCCAAGCATGTAAGCCCGACTCAAATCAAGAACCGCCTGCATAAAGTATTGGGCCAGGTGAATAAGGACTTAAAGGAGTTAGGTGAGCTGGCAGGTATAGCGACGCCTCTAACGACCTATGTAGCGCGTCATTCATTCGCCACCAGTCTTAAACAGGGAGGCGTTGCGACGGGGGTGATTAGTGAGGCCATGGGCCATAAGTCAGAAGCCGTAACAGCTATATACCTAGGCTCCTTTGCCTCTGAAATAATTGATGCTGCATATGAACATCTTTTGTAAAAGATA
The Hymenobacter sp. DG25B genome window above contains:
- a CDS encoding Glu/Leu/Phe/Val dehydrogenase dimerization domain-containing protein — its product is MVEIQTLASTSIFGQIAEHEHEQVVFCHDKDTGLRAIIGIHNTVLGPALGGTRMWHYASDAEALNDVLRLSRGMTYKAAISGLNLGGGKAVIIGDAKTLKNEALLRKFGRFVQNLNGKYITAEDVNMTTKDMEYIRMETKHVAGLPESMGGSGDPSPVTAYGTYMGMKAAAKKAFGSDSLAGKRIAVQGVGHVGTYLLEHLSKEGAKLILTDYYEDRAIEAAAKFKAVAVGLEEIYDQNVDIYSPCALGATINDDTLDRLKCKVIAGCANNQLQDENVHGPALVERGIIYAPDFLINAGGLINVYSEVIGGSRQSALTQTEKIYDYTTQVLEKAEQEHSHPQAAAIRQAEERIAAIGKVKSTY
- a CDS encoding isocitrate/isopropylmalate dehydrogenase family protein, with the translated sequence MHTITLIPGDGIGPEITKAVIDIFAAAQVPVQWEEQNAGQTTFDQSGELIPQALLDSLERNRVALKGPITTPVGKGFRSINITLRQKYDLYQNVRPAQTTEGITSRYSGVDLVLFRENTEGLYSGLEVYDERLGISDSFNRITVNGSRKICRAAFAYAAKHGRKKVTLAHKANILKMAGTLMLNACKEAATEFPQIVFEDKIIDNMCMQLVNKPEQFDVVVTTNLFGDILSDLCAGLVGGLGVVAGANIGDDMAIFEAVHGSAPDIAGQGKANPTALLRSALMMLHHLGEHQHADRIQKALEATLKTKEKCTGDLGGQASTTEFAQAIIENLA
- a CDS encoding glycosyltransferase family 39 protein; this encodes MEGPWARRLPRVFFAVLLLLGGLVHRDYGVSWDEVNNHLNGLVSLNYAARQLTPELAQRVTAGHSPIPDIRQYHDSDHGPVFEMVVSVLGYALTDGDARPLYFLRHLLVFCMFVLGVWGLYCIGRWRFRDWRWGLVTSLLLVLSPRFFAEAFYNGKDVVFMALFTLAVAGLLWMRERPSPGRVLVLGILTALATDIRVQGLLVVLPTLVVLLRLPAGVYSSSRRAFLIMVYLAATLAVAFLGWPYLWATPLTELWAAFYRLKSYSWAETCLYFGKLIPSNQLPWHYLPVWILITTPVAYSLLALLGLSRQLTRLFRSQGACLRSIAAQADAWFSLWLLGPVLVVMGTRAVVYDGWRHVYFIYPALLLFTVQGLRFLVRVVSARRPMRWVAGALLAAALLELPLTAVRMVRMHPFQNVYFSFLPAPLAEQWFERDYWGLAFRQGLEWLLTHDASPQITIQMVSMQEPLYNNSLLLPQAERARIQYQPNARARYFITSYRWHPQSYLDSVGREVYHIRAEGVKILSIFQR
- a CDS encoding DUF1573 domain-containing protein; the protein is MKRTFLSAFLLSGVLLMGSCNQDKPAEVGVEGMNAAANEAAANPTVDNPNVASDTEAPNPNAPVMTFAENEFDFGDIKPGAIVKHTFTFTNTGKSPLLIENAIASCGCTTPNWTKDPIAPGAKGTIDVQFNSQGKSGIQNKEISIQGNTQPSITKISIRTNILPDGANGPVRK
- the nusB gene encoding transcription antitermination factor NusB, which translates into the protein MLNRRTLRIKVMQALYAYQQAIGSDASLALDRIADAFAPDLNSPEPQDRKVLKGQQKMAEVIFKEWLKTGEEPEPLDDKEVNDAVQDAIKYYKKAKAKDGTFFGGQMVHAAESIHDQYIHLLNLPTALLQVFEEEKNRESRRYTAPKEQRLDTTRLEENQVLQKLAENKQLQDLTIRRTLHWGGEDEMEALRMAWRNEIRNDAELQSYLAAPAGSYAEDQEIVKHLYKEYVFKGEALPAWLEEDDLNWEENRSVVKNLVMKTLKMLDEQADENLELMSLSANWQEDKEFAEALYKQTMEADEQYEKLIADSVQNWDVERVALTDKIILKMALCEMHSFRAIPVKVTINEYIEISKNYSTPKSKQFVNGILDKLAQDLTASGAIRKSGRGLLDNQ
- the yajC gene encoding preprotein translocase subunit YajC, which produces MFLTLLLQAPAGEGFTSLLFPIAIGLVVYFFMIRPQQRRAKDAKQFREAVAKGMQVVTIGGLHGKIVEVTPETVVLEVDRGTKLRFDRTAIARQAGGAAQPEAVVVPES
- the coaE gene encoding dephospho-CoA kinase (Dephospho-CoA kinase (CoaE) performs the final step in coenzyme A biosynthesis.), producing MRRIGITGGIGSGKSVVCRLFQVLGVPVYDSDARAKWVMAHDPALRAELIGAFGAATFTTEGQLDRTYLARRAFQDPAQLAALNALVHPHIGRDFEQWAARQQEQQHAYVLKEAALLYESGAYRQLDQIITVFAPSEVRHARVLRRDPHRTADDVLSIMGKQLSEEEKLQRADFVVYNDDAHLVIPQVLALHEQFLRATG
- a CDS encoding YtxH domain-containing protein; protein product: MGSKTTTGILCFAGGALTGAVLGILYAPEKGRETRSWLSYKLEKYRETLADLTESLVTSRSENAPSTAKSEGQRVIRDAKDKAEQLLGDVDQLINQINSRRSTL